The sequence below is a genomic window from Pygocentrus nattereri isolate fPygNat1 chromosome 16, fPygNat1.pri, whole genome shotgun sequence.
TCTCTGTCCATAGAGTGATATTCTCTCTAGTCCTATCTCTTCTTACTGTTTAGTTTTCTCTGAAGGCTGATATAAAGTGGTCTAGTGTGACGATCaaagtgtaatattataatctCTATATTTTATGTACGCCCAACCTTAGTAAGAACATGTGAATTactttaaatgaacaaatattttCTTCTGCTGAAAAACTCTgacacaatttttatttttttttacagatttgttGGAAATGAATATGAACGGGCAAGTAAACCGATCCTTTCCACTCAGCTCACAGACTCAAGGCCAAAGTCGCATATATTTGCATAATAACGAGCAGAACGTGGTTCTGTTTAACGGGGCTGAGCGTTAAGCCCCGCCCATAGCCGAGGCGGGGCCTCTCCCAGCAGCAGGTGAGTTTAGCCATTTCACTCATGATCTCACTGCGGACTCACACGAGTCCGAGGTTTATGTATGTACTGACTGGAAACTTTTCCTCCTTCAGACCACCAGGCTGAGTTTCCCGGAGTGTTCTCCCCGCGTTGCCGCGCCGCCGGCTTCATGTTTTACTGACATGGTGTCCAAGCTGACCTCCCTTCAACAGGAGCTGCTGAGCGCCCTGCTGGACTCCGGCCTCACCAAGGACGCGCTGCTGCAGGCGCTGGAGGACCTGCCGCCCTGCCCGCCCTGCCCGCCCGGTCTGGGCATCAAAACGGAGCGGCCCCTCTCCCCGGCCAGCGACAGCGACTCCAAGCCGGTCCTGCTGACGCTCGGCAGAGTGAGCAAAGTGTCCGGGGACGAGGGCTCGGAGGACGGAGAGGACCGGGACACGCCGCCCATCCTGCGGGAGCTCCAGGCGCTGAACACCGAGGAGGCGGAGCAGCAGCGCGCTCAGGTCGAGCGGATGCTAGCGTGAGTGTGGATCAGTTTCagtgaaaaacactaaaaacaccCAGCAGAGCGGGTTAAAACGGGTCAAGACACCCAGAACACTTAGTTAGTTAGTTCTGATGTGGGCAACATGTGAGGTAGTTTGGACTGACAGAGCCGAGGCTTCCTGTTATAATAGGATGGTTTAGTGAACAGCAGCGCAGTTAACCCAGTTTTAAAGTGAACAGCTGCAGATCCGGGAATTTATACACAGAAATACTCAGCAGGAAACATGGAGCTAAAATTAATGATGCTCTTTCGCAGGTTAGAGGTCCGTTTGTTTGAGGCATTTGTTTTTGGGAAGTTAAGTGGTTTGGTTAACTCATATTCAGGCCACCTGTTAGGGGCATTAACGCACCGTAGGCTCGTTTTTTGAGTGTGGTTTTTAAGCTAAAACGGCGAAGCGGAGGCTAAAcggtctgtttgtgttttggttcaAGTCGAGCGGCGTGTCTGAGCGCCGTGGCCAGGTAACGTTACCCACACGGGCCGGTTAAGATACTCGGTTATTTGGGAAAGTTTCACTTTACACTGTTTAAGGGACAATTAACACGGCAGCTtagaaaatgatttattaaatTGCTAAAAGCTGCCGCGGGTGATCCAGCCTGAGTCCGGATTCAGCTCCCTCTGTTTACAGCCCGCTGACTCTCACAGGCCAACGGGGTACGAGCCGCTTCATTTACTGtttaattattattagaggtatttagaaaaatattctaatattcatcattgattattgattatatGTATGGCATTGCAATAGATTAAAACGcgtttatttgaattttaaaaagtaacgGTTAAACGCTAtatattagcaacattagctggTCGACATGGTTAGTCTGAATGAGCTTTTCGAAAGAAGAAAAATCCTTTTTACAGCGCTTTTAATAAAATTAGTTTGACCCGTtttttgttgtctgttttttgtttcgCGGCACATGTTCAGGTCGCGTTGTGCCCGACTCTCTCAGCGCTGCCTGTGCTCGGTGTTTGACTAGCTCggcctctcctctcctctcctctcctctcctctcctcagtCTCTCCGCGCTGCGAGTCTCACTGCTGCTTGTCTCTCTGCTCACTTTGTAAGACGTTAAGCTACCGCTGCCGGTTGAAAGTCTCTCGGCGTGCCGCTGTAGAGACCAAACCGAAACCACGTGGAGCTGTTGTTATTAATTTAATTCTATAAATCATCAACAGAAAGATACACATGTCGTATGATTAGAGAGAATAGATATGTTAGTTATTCATTGTCCAGAGTTATAGGCCTAAATCAACATCCCGGAGCCCGCGGAGGGTTTTACTCCTAAAAACAAACAGAGGGACTGGTCACCCACATCCTCCACATCCACTACTCACAGTGTGGAGATCACAGAGACACGCGGCTGAGTCCTTCACTGATCCGTCTACAGATACAGCGCATTTAATCCAGAGACCACCAGCGCACAGACACCAGACAGAAGAGACAGCAGCCCCGGTTCATCAGCACAGTCTGAACCGTCTGTTGCAAAACTGTTTATGAGCAGACATGTTTATATGATACTGCGCATTTATATCATTGCGACTGCCTTTACTGTTAGTGCTGTGTAggcaatattaatattatatcaTCATAAGTCATATAGAGAGGCTCTGTGGGCCTGTATATTATAACTCAAGAACACTGGAACCAAAAACTCAAACACCTTTTTATTGTAAAGGTCTTTTTCtgattagtagtagtaatactaatataatgttataatataatgtaattaatgtaattatcaatgcaaataatgaataataacaaagcagtttttattaataatgatattattaataataatattaatgttagtagtagtagtaatactaatGCTAATAGTAAtgttataatataatgtaactAATGTAATTATCAAtgcaaataatgaataataacaaatcagtttatttaataatgatattattaataataatattaatgttagtagtagtagtaatactacatatatatatatatatatatatatatatatatatatatatatatatacatacattacatacatactAGTTGTTGTATAATGAAAGCTAATCGCTAATGTTACAAAAAACATAACACTTGCTAATATTGTTCATGAtaacaatatttattattattattaataaagttattatgtaattattattgttgttgtttttgttgttgttattattgctgttgttgtatTGGCTAATAGCCCTTGCTGTGTATCTCTTTTAGTGAGGATCCATGGCGAGCAGCCCGCACCATTAAGAGCTACATGCAGCAGCACAATATCCCTCAGCGAGAGGTGGTGGACGTTACAGGACTGAATCAGTCTCATCTCTCACAGCACCTTAATAAAGGAACCCCCATGAAAACAACCAAACGAGCTGCGCTCTACACCTGGTATGTGAGGAAACAGCAAGAAATCAACCGACGtaagtttacattttacaggttTTTGTTGTTAagtattatcattatttattattattattattattattattaacaaaaataatgttGTATGAAATGGGGTTTTTGTTTCAGGATCTTATTTCTTAGTGTTTAAACAGTTTCACTGGTTAACCCCTACAACTGCTGCAGGCTTATTGTTTTTACAGTTATTCATTTAAgacttattgttcagtaatataaattatttagtaacagtGTTATGCAAAATTTGGCCAAATGACATGATTTTTTCTATGTAGAGAACTCTATAGAGAACAtccgtctgcacattttaaaacaaaattactgtttatttactgaacttaatatattgcaaaaaaaaaaatcataactaTGTCTTGTGCCAAACTTTTAGCATATTTGATTCTTTTGTTTTAGCttttttccattatgttaaactctgtaaataaatatgaattgtGCACTAAACCTTGCAGataaaataccatatttaagtGCATTAAAAGATgtattaactttattaagaaAATCCACGATGAACCTTATTGTCTTTTCccagtttggaatcacttggtTAAGAGTTCATTATTTTATACATGAAAAGAAATTATACAGTGTGGGTAATGTTGGATATTAAGTATTCACCAAATTATATTCTTAGAGGCtttattcaatgtttttaaGAATTCTGTGATGAAGACCTTATGAAATAAGAACTCTAATTATCTAGTTTTACTCCCTGAGATTTGATCTTCACTTTTAAATATGAGGAATTCtagattattattaaaaatgaattcataCCTAGCATTTCCTCATTTTTATTCGTGTTACGATTTTGTCTTACTAATTATTTCAAATCTTTTGAAAGGCtattagaataattttataTGCTAAAATTGTTTTCTTATTATTGAAAAAAActgattccagacttttgaacagtCGTTTATCTTCCTCTGTGGGACTCCCTCACTCAGTCCTGTCGTGTATCTTTACTCTGCATCCAATCATTTCCTCCTCTTATTTTCACAGAGTTCGACCGTGTTGAGGGCTCTGACCCCAGTGACTCAGGCAGTCAGGATCaggtactgttttttttcccagagtTCAGCCATGTCGGGCAGAGTGTGGGCACTGCGGGGGGTCCTGGAGGGCCGCTGGGGGACGAAGGTGAGCCAGGCTCAAAAAGACTGAGGCGGAACCGCTTCAAATGGGGGCCAGCATCTCAGGAGATCCTGTACCAGGCCTATGAGAGACAGAAGAACCCCagcaaagaggagagagaggcacTTGTGGAGGAATGCAACAGGTTAGAGTTCCCTAAAGTGGGCAGAGATAGTACTGAGATCAGACTAGTTTATAACAGTCAATTCTGTAAACAGCTTATTTATTATAGAAGTACTGGTTCAGCCAAAAACCAAattctcctgttttttttctcttacctaaatgtggtcaatcagccaagacatgattaatgtctgaagtttgcttctttggtttttcACTTTAGCTACAAAGCGAATGTATCTatcaagtaatagaagcttatagcTTCCACTTAGCATCATGCAGGTGTTAAGTAGGGTCAGATAGACTTGTTTTAGGTGCTATGACAgacttttgtaaaaaaaaaaattgtaaaaagtaAAGAGAAGATGCGTGATggcttttactgtttttagctatgccgTGTACTtgggcaaaagtttgggtgccctaAAATTTGCATTTGGACAGTTAAttttggggagggggggtgtgGGGGCATGTTcgaacttttgcatatgactaatTTTCAGACATCAAGCTGATGAACGATATTTGGGTAGTCAGAAAATTGTTGAAATATTTGTGTAAAATTTGTGCTGTTTGGGTGTGCttgagtgattttttttgtgttatttgcaGGGCTGAGTGCGTACAGAGAGGTGTGTCACCCTCTAAAGCTCATGGTCTGGGCTCTAACCTGGTCACAGAGGTCCGTGTCTATAACTGGTTTGCTAACCGGCGCAAAGAAGAGGCTTTCCGACAGAAGCTGGCTATGGATGCTTATCCTGTTCACAGCCTGAACCCCCTAAT
It includes:
- the hnf1bb gene encoding hepatocyte nuclear factor 1-beta-B isoform X1; this translates as MVSKLTSLQQELLSALLDSGLTKDALLQALEDLPPCPPCPPGLGIKTERPLSPASDSDSKPVLLTLGRVSKVSGDEGSEDGEDRDTPPILRELQALNTEEAEQQRAQVERMLAEDPWRAARTIKSYMQQHNIPQREVVDVTGLNQSHLSQHLNKGTPMKTTKRAALYTWYVRKQQEINRQFSHVGQSVGTAGGPGGPLGDEGEPGSKRLRRNRFKWGPASQEILYQAYERQKNPSKEEREALVEECNRAECVQRGVSPSKAHGLGSNLVTEVRVYNWFANRRKEEAFRQKLAMDAYPVHSLNPLMPPSAAHQHHHHSSTDTKLRYSQQGSSEVTSSTAISHLGNSQSVLQQVSPTGLDACHSLLSPEAKMISASGGVLPPVSTLTNIHSLSQSSHHHQQAQSLIMTLTAQSLSSPPAQSVPVINSVSGLTTLQPMQFPHSSGLTPLTTVHSSQQPYTHSHMYSPKQEPPQYSHPARFSSMDTSTITHLGSNKQCPLQAW
- the hnf1bb gene encoding hepatocyte nuclear factor 1-beta-B isoform X2, giving the protein MVSKLTSLQQELLSALLDSGLTKDALLQALEDLPPCPPCPPGLGIKTERPLSPASDSDSKPVLLTLGRVSKVSGDEGSEDGEDRDTPPILRELQALNTEEAEQQRAQVERMLAEDPWRAARTIKSYMQQHNIPQREVVDVTGLNQSHLSQHLNKGTPMKTTKRAALYTWYVRKQQEINRQFDRVEGSDPSDSGSQDQVLFFFPEFSHVGQSVGTAGGPGGPLGDEGEPGSKRLRRNRFKWGPASQEILYQAYERQKNPSKEEREALVEECNRAECVQRGVSPSKAHGLGSNLVTEVRVYNWFANRRKEEAFRQKLAMDAYPVHSLNPLMPPSAAHQHHHHSSTDTKLRYSQQGSSEVTSSTAISHLGNSQSVLQQVSPTGLDACHSLLSPEAKMISASGGVLPPVSTLTNIHSLSQSSHHHQQAQSLIMTLTAQSLSSPPAQSVPVINSVSGLTTLQPMQFPHSSGLTPLTTVHSSQQPYTHSHMYSPKQEPPQYSHPARFSSMDTSTITHLGSNKQCPLQAW